ACGATATACACGGGCTGCGGCACGGTATGTCCCCTGCAAGGCGCGCTTTTCAGCGCGGTTCAGGAACGGATTCCGCAAATCCGTGCCCATCGTCCGGTGCAATTGCTGTCGGTTGGAATCGATCCGCTTTCCGATTCACCCTCGGCATTGCGCGCCTGGCTTGCGCGATTTCGGGCGGGTCCGGCGTGGAATGCCGCGACGCCAGCACTGAAGGATGTAGACCGGATGCGAGTGGCGCTCTCGGGCAGCAATAGCCCTCTCGGCGACATCGCGGATCATTCGACGCAGGTGTATTGCTTCGACGCCGACGCGATGTTGCGCTGGCGAAGCGCCGACCTTCCCCGCGTCGACGACCTCTGCAATGTGCTCGGCGCACTTGCACGTACCTAAGCAGACTTTCTCCACGCGGAGCGAAACCATGCCAGGAATTCGTTCGACGAGGGACGCGGCCCGCCTGCTCGTCTCATGCATGCGCTTTTTGCTGCTGATCGCATTGCCGCTGGCTTTGGCAGGCATATCGCCCGCTGTCCGGGCGCAAACCTCGGCCCCTATCACGCTGAGCGGCACTAACATGTGCGCGGACGTCAGCGGCGCGGCAACGGCGCCGGGAGGGCCCGTGATTTCCTGGCCCTGCTGGGGCGGCGCAAACCAGCAATGGCTCCCGGTTGCAACCGGCACCCGGTACAACCTCGTCAATCGGAACAGCGGCCTGTGCATGGACGTGTCGGGCCAGGCCCGCGACCCGGGTGGCCCCATCATCCAGTGGACCTGCAATGGCGGCTTGAATCAGGCCTTCTCGTTGACACCGCAAGGGGCGGGCTACGCAATCGTCGCGGGACATAGCGGCTTGTGCGTGAGCGCGTCGAGCACGACCTCTCAGGGTGTCCAACTCACGCAGCAGGTGTGCAATGGCAGTGCGACACAGACCTGGCAAGTGAGCGGCTTGCCGGTGCCGAGAACCGTATTGCCCTCGAAGTGGACGGCGCCCATCTCAATGCCGCTCGTCCCGTTGCAGGCCGCCAATCTTCCCAACGGAAACGTGCTGGTTTGGGCCGCGGACAGCGCGCTCAACTTCACCACCGGCGAGGTCACGCCGGGCAAGACCTACACGGCGATCTTCAATCCATCGACCGGCAACAGCAAGCAAGTGATCGTGAGCAATACCGGACACGACATGTTCTGCCCGGGCATCGCCAATCTCCCCGATGGCCGGATTTTCGTGACCGGGGGTTCGAGCACGAGACTGACCAGCATTTATTCGCCTTCGACGAACGCCTGGACCGCGAGCGATCGCATGAACATTCCACGCGGCTATCAGGGAAGCGTGACATTGAGCAACGGCAATGTGTTCCTGGTGGGCGGCTCCTGGAACGGAGGGCTCGGGGGCAAGACTGGTGAAACCTGGACCCCGGGTTCGGGCTGGCGGATCGACGGCGCCATCACCGACGACACCATCCTCACGAACGACAATGCGGGCGTATTTCGCGCCGACAATCACGCATGGCTGTTCGCGGTCGCCAATGGACGCGTGTTCCACGCGGGACCCAGCCGGGCCATGCACTGGTTCGATACAGCCGGTAACGGCAATGTCACCGCGGCGGGCAACCGGGGTCGCGACAGCGATGCGATGAACGGCAACGCCGTCATGTACGACGTCGGCAAGATTCTCGCGGTCGGAGGCGCGCCGAGCTACGATCAATCGCAGGCCACGTCCAATGCGACACTCATCGACATCAATAACGGAAATGCGGTGACGCAGACCATCGCGCCGATGATCTACCAGCGCGCGTTCAGCAACAGCGTCGTGCTGCCGAACGGACAGGTCGTCGTGATCGGCGGACAGACTTTTGCTGCGCCTTTCTCGGACGACAACGCCATCCTCACCCCGGAACTGTGGGACCCGGCCACCAATGCGTTCTCTCCGCTCGCCGCTCAGGCCGTGCCGCGCACGTATCACAGCGTCGCGCTGCTCCTGAACGACGGACGCGTGCTGAGCGGCGGTGGCGGATTGTGCGGGGCATGCGCGACCAATCACACTGACGTGGAGATATTGACGCCGCCCTATCTGCTCAACGCGGACGGGTCAGCCGCGTCCCGGCCCAGTCTCACGTCCGTGCCGTCCGACGCGCAGCTCGGCACGACGATCGTGGTGACGGCAAGCAGGGGAATGCGTGCCTTCGCGCTGATGCGCTCGTCGTCGGTCACCCATTCGCTGAACAACGAGCAGCGACGCGTGCCGCTGACGTTCACGGTAGGTACGGCGGGTGAATATCAGTTGAACATTCCTTCCGATCCCGGCGTCGTGGTCCCCGGCTATTACATGCTGTTCGCCCTGAACGCGAAGGGCGTGCCGAGTGTCGCGCGCGTGCTGCTGGTGCATTGAAATGGCGCGGCCATTTCGCTGTGTGACGCGAACCGCCGCGATCGGACTGGCCCTTGCCGTGATGACACCTTCGGCGCGTGCGCAGGCCGAATGTGAACCCGCCGACCTGGGGTGCGCGATATTCAACGGACAACATCCGATGGCCGCGCACCTGCGCGACGACGATCGCCCGTTGCCTTCCTGGACGACTCGATGCGTCAATTGTCATGCAGGCGCGTCGACGGCGGCAGCTTTTGCGCCACCGCTGACACACGACTCGCTGCTCGCCGCGACACCTCGCCGTGGAGGTCCGATCAGCCACTATGACGTGACGGCCTTCTGCCGCGCGGTCAAGGATGGGGTCGACCCGGCGGGCGTCCTGCTTCGCAAGTCGATGCCCCGCTATCAGATTGCCGATGCCGAATGCATGGCGCTCTGGCGGTACATCGTGCATCAATGATGGTATCTTCATCAAATGCTATGGCGCCCGGCTGAGGTGGCACATGTCCGTCTTTTTCGAAGTCGAGCACGTCACAACCTATCGCTACAACAAGCCAGTGGAGTTTTCCCCGCACCGCGTGATGTTCCGGCCGCGCGCCGCGCACGACATCCGCGTGCTGTCGGCCACACTGGCGGTGTCGCCGCACAGCACACAGTTCTGGATGCAGGACGTGTTCTCCAATTCGGTCGCGATCGTCGAACCACGGGTGCCCGCCGAAACGCTGGAATTCCGCGCGCGCTTCGTGATCGAGCATTTCGGCGTCAAGAATCTGGAGTTGCCGCTGGCGCCCGAAGCCGAGAACTATCCGTTCCAATACACCGACGAGGACCGCCTCGACCTGGCGCCCTTCCTCCCGCCGCAATATCCAGACGATCAGCCCCTGCTGCGCGACTGGACTGCGCAGTTTCTCCCCCGCCGCGGCACCATCCACACGCGCGACATCCTGGCCAATATCAACGCAGCCATCCGCAGCGACTTCCAGTACCAGTCGCGTGATGCCATGGGCACTCAGCATCCATCCGAGACACTGAACAGGCGCAGCGGCACCTGTCGGGATTTCGCGCTGCTGATGATGGAGGTGGTGCGGGGACTGGGATTGGCCGCTCGCTTCGTGTCGGGGTATCTGTACGATCGGGCGCTCGATACGCCGGCTCCGCCAGCGGTACGCAATACGGGACTGCAGCAGGGCGCGCGACAGGTTGAAAGCCGCGACGAGCCGCTCGTGGCAGGCGCCGGCGCGACGCATGCATGGTTGCACGTCTTTTTGCCAGGAGCCGGCTGGGTGCCATACGACCCGACCAACTCACTGGTCGGCGGGACCGACCTGATTCGCGTGGCGTTCACGCGCAAGCCCGAACAGGCCGCGCCAGTGTGCGGTTCCTGGCTCGGTGACGCGCAGGACTTCATGAACATGGACGTCCGCGTCAGCGTGCGGCGAATCGAGCAGCAGGCAGAGCCGGCATGTGCCGGCGAACGTTTGTAGCCGACCAAGGAACGAGATGCTATGCGCGGAGGATGTGCTTCAGCCTCTCGAATTCCGCCGGTCGCGTGTAAGACCGATAGAGTTCTCCGATTGAACCGAATGCCAGCGCGGGTTTGAGCGTCGCGCCGGGAAGAACCCTTGTGATCCACTCATAGGCGTTGGTATCGCGCGGCTCTTCACGCATGGCTACAGTCAGTAACGCGAGCGCCTTGTCAGGCGAGTGTCGGCCTAAGTCGACGAACAGGGTTTCGAATGGATGCCTTGCGCGTTTCTGAATAGTGGACAGGCTCAACATGCATCTCCTGCACGGTTGGACTCCTTGCTTATACCAGCCGAACGTGACACCTTCGAGCGCCTTCGGGATGAACTCACCCAGCGATCGCTCGAACTCGCCGTGATGCTGCACGCATTCGGCGATGCTTCTGTTTTTCCAGCCATTGCAGCGATTCCCGCACGACCGGGTGCGGAACCTCGTCGAACGAGGCGCTGCGGATGAGCGCCTCACTGGCGGCAATATCGTTGAACAGTCCAAGCTTGTTCTGCACGGACGTCAACTCCTTGATGGTGCGGCTGTGCCCGCCTCTGATAACGGGTTGAAAGAACTCGAGCAGATATCTCAGCTTCTTTCCCGCCTTGCGAACGTCGTGGAGATCCTCTTCGTGCGCGGTCTCGCTACGTGCTGCCCGCCTGCTCCGCTTGCGAAGCGCGCGTTGCGCCAGACGGACGCGCTCCTCCGCGAATGCCTGGATGGGAAGATCGTTGCAACGCGACTGCAGCGTCGTTTGCGCACGTAGCAAGACGTCGTTCAGGAACGCCTCGACTTCATCGCACTTGATCATCGCCTGACTGTGCATCACCGCCTGCGCGCGTTTCTCGCGCGCGGCCGCCACGAGCAATTCGATCGATGCGCGCGACTCCTGGGCAGCTTTGAGGAGATCGCCAGCGATGTCCCAGTCACGCGTTCCACCCGCTACCGCAGCGAGACGCTTGAATTCTTCGACGGCCTGCGCGGTCGCCTCCTCCCCGAGCCATGGGGAATACGCCCAGAACAACGCGCGAAGCTTTCTGAAAGCCACGCGGAGTTGATGAAACCCTTCGGCATCGCTTGTCGTGGACAGCGCCTTCGCCCTTTGAACCGCCTCGGCTACCACCGGTGTAGCGAGAAAAGAAAACGTACTGGCGATCGTGCTCTGTCTTGAAAGCAATGAACTCGCAGTCAATCGATCATTCTTGAAGAGCGTTTTCGGGCGTGGCAAGGGCCAGTCACCATCCATATCCATTCAAACCTCGGGTCGGACAGAAGATATAGTTTGCCCAGACCTTAACACAGCAACTTCGCGTCTCGCGATACGAAGTCACAAAACCGTCTTCAAACTGCAATCTTGCGGCCAGACGCCCGAGTCCGCAGTTGCCGAGACCGCGCCTTGAATACAGCGCTTCGCTTTCGGCTCGATGAAACTTTTATGTCATTCAGCCAGATTTATTGCGCTCACCCGCAAATTAATCGATGGCAAGTGCATCCGGTTTTGTAATAGCATTGCTGCGCGCATCGCGCGTGAACATCCAAGCTATCGGCGCTCTGCCGCTTGACGCAAATCCGCGCGCATTGCCGGAGACACGCGGGCATCGACACATAGAAAAAAACGCGGAGTTCAAACTTGAAGAAACGCGCCACTGTCATCTGTCGAAAAGGCAGACGGATTTTGCTCGTTGCAAGGGAATCCAAATGGGCGCTGCCGGGCGGAATGCTCAAGCGTGGCGAGCATCTGGCCGATGCCGCGCTCCGCGAGCTCAAGGAAGAAACGCGACTGTCCGGCAAGTCGGCGAAATATCTCTTCGACTTCAAGAGCAAGCAGAAACATCACCACGTCTTTTACTGCGATATCTCGAACCGGGCCAAACCGCGTCCGAACAACGAAATATCCAAGTGTCGCTGGGTAGAGCTGGACGAGATGCGGCGGCTCCTGACGAGCACGCCAACGGACGACATCGTGAAACTGGCGAGCCAAAAGCGAAAGAACGGTCGCGGGAAGTAGTGCAAGTGCTGCATAGGTTTTCCCAGGCTCACTTGATATTCTGACTCCAGTAAGCTTCGATCTGCTTGACGAGCGCGGCAGGCAGCGACACGTAGTGCTCGGCATCGGCGTCGGCTTGCCCTTCATTGAGCGCCCATCTGAAGAAAGCCAGCACGGCTTTCGATGCAGCCGGGTCCTTCGCCTCTCTCGGCACGAGAACGAACACCACGCCGGCAATCGGCCATGCGTTTTCGCCCGGCGCATCAGTCACGATCTGATAGAAGTCTGGCCGATCATTCCAGTCCGCTGCTGCTGCGGCCGCGCTGAAGCTATCTCGCGACGGTTGCACGAAAGTCCCGCTTCGGTTCTGCACAGCCGTATAGGCCAGATTCCGTTGCAACGCGTAAGTCAGCTCGACGTAACCGATCGAGCCCTCCACGTTCCTGATGTACGTCGCGACTCCATCGTTGCCGGTAGCGCCGACGCCGGTCGGCCATTTGACAGCCGTAGCCGCACCCACGCTGGATTTCCAGGAAGCGCTGCTCTGCGAGAGGAAGCTCACCCAATTAAAGGTGGTGCCGGAGCTTTCGTTCCGATGCACGACGACGATCTTGAGGTTCGGAAGGGCAACACCGGGATTGAGCGAGACGATAGCCGGATCATTCCAGTAGACGATCTTGCCAAGGTAGATGTCGGCGAGAAGCGGCCCGGACAGGCGAATCTGTCCCGGACCTACACCCGGAAGATTCACGACGGGCACAACACCGCCAATCACGACAGGAAACTGGGCCAGTCCCGCCGCTCGCAACTCGTCGGGCATGAGCGGCATGTCCGAGGCGCCGAAAGTCACTCTGGCTGCCTTGATTTGTCGAACACCATTTCCCGAACCCGTGGGCTGATAGTCGACGCGCTGACCCGTCTTCGTATGATATGTGGCCGCCCATTTCAGCAACAGCGGATATACGAAGGTAGAGCCGGCGCCGGAAATCTCCGCGGATAACGCGGTGACCGCATGGCATGCGCAGACGCAAAACGCCACGGCGACGAGCAGGCGGGAAGAACCGGTCAGTCTTGTTTTCATTGTTGAGAACTCCTCGGCGTGCCTTGCAAGGTACGGGACGACGCAGTTCGCAACGTTATGGCGCACTGTTGCAGTCGCGCCCTCGGGTTGCTGTATCTGATCTTAGGATGTGCCGGCGATTTTCCCAATGCCGACCGAGCGATTGCAGTTTGGTCGCCAGGTTTTCGCGGTACTTTCCGCCACGGAATATGAACGGGCCTTCAAGTGCGTTCAAAGCCTGTGCCGTACAACGGCCATTCGTCTGTCAGCGTCGCACAGGTATGACAACCGCACCGTCCTCGATCGGGCGAATCGCAGTCGTCTTCCCTGCCATAAGCTACGCAGCGGGACGGGCCCCTTCCCAGGCGCGCTGAAGTAACGCTCGAAGCGGTTCCGCCTCTATCGGCCGTGGGTTCCAGTAGGGATTTGACAAGGCCACTTCGCACGCGTAATCGAGGTCGTCTTCACCGAGTCCTATAGCGCCAAGGCCTCGCGGCACTTCAAGCTCTTCGTTGAGCTGGTAGAGACCATCGGGCGCCGACTTCACATTCAATGCTCTGGCAATTCGCTCCATCGCATCGCTTGCGACGATGCTGTTGTAAGCGAGCGCGTGCGGCAAGACGATGGCATGCGTTTCCGCGTGCGGCAGATTGAATGTCCCACCCAATGTGTGACAAAGCTTATGATGAAGCGCCATGCCCACATTGCCGAGCACCATTCCACACAACCATGCGCCATAGAGGCATTCACTACGCGCGGTCCTGTCTTTGCTGTTCGCTTTCAACTTTCGAAGACCACTCGCCAAAGCGCGGATGCCTTCTTCCGCCATCAGCGACATGATGGGATTACCGTCCTTTGCGTATAAACCTTCCGCCGCATGCGCAATCGCGTTCAACCCGCTCACGATCGACAGTTTGAGCGGCAAGCCAATCGTCAATTCCGAGTCGTACAGAACCGTCTTCGGGATGACCCTGGCGTCACGGCCCGTTTTTTTCACGCCATTTTCGGTGATCCCGAAGATGGGCGTCATCTCCGACCCGGCGTACGTCGTCGGTATCGCGATGATCGGCAGTGAGGACTCGAGTGCGATAGCCTTACCCAGGCCAATTGTCGAACCGCCGCCGATAGCGACTGCGCAGTCCGCGCCTACTTCCTTCGCGTGTTCGCGTGCGCGACGAGCGTTCTCGATGGGAACATGCATCTGAGCGCCGTCAAAGACCCCTGCGCTCGATGGACCAAGGAGGGACGAGACGATCTCGGCCTGTGCGCTCTGCTCGGGCGTACAAAGCACCAGCGCCCGACGCGCGCCCAATGTCTCGACTTCCTGTTGAATCAGCTTCATGCTTCCAGCGCCGAAAACGACCCGGGCTGACTGCGTGGTATAGGTGAACTCGTACATGAGCGTGGTTTCCTGTCTCGTCAAGCGGTAAAGCTCGCTTAGATGTAGTCGACCTGATGGCGAGCGATACGAACGTCACCCACGACTTGCTTCACCCGCAAGTGCTCAGGATGTATGGCGTACGCATCGAGCGATTCCTGATTTTCGAATTCCGTGTACAACACGACATCGCAGGCGTATTCCACGGCGCTTACGTCCAGTCCGACCTCGAGCTTCGTAAGTCCGGGAATCTTTCCGCTCAGACTCTCGAACGCCGTCTTGACGAGATTCGCGGTCTCTTTCTTTTGTTCGGGTGTATCGCCACGAACGTTCCACATCACGATGTGCTTGACCATAATTGAATTCCTGATGTACGACTTATGAACAGGCCAATGCTTATAAATGGCAGTTACGCCTTGTTCTTGTTGTACACATCGACGAACACGGCTGCGAGCAGAACAATGCCCTTGATGACCTGCTGATAGTCCACGCCGATACCCATGATGGACATGCCGTTGTTCATCACGCCCATGATGAAGGCGCCAACGACTGCACCCACGACCTTTCCGACACCACCGGACGCGGACGCCCCGCCGATAAAGCACGCTGCGATGACATCGAGTTCGAATCCAGTACCTGCTTTTGGCGTGCCGCTGTTCAGACGCGCCGCGAAAATCAGGCCCGCGAGCGCGGCGAGCATGCCCATGTTCACGAACGTCAGGAAGCTCACCGCCGGCACGCTGACGCCTGACA
The Caballeronia sp. NK8 genome window above contains:
- a CDS encoding SCO family protein, which translates into the protein MPDCLTSGMGAFAPALTRRALLRDMAALALGAMSPFSFAQHGGLGLVTPPVHLGDTLLVDQTGRTRLLNDVLRQGVTALQTIYTGCGTVCPLQGALFSAVQERIPQIRAHRPVQLLSVGIDPLSDSPSALRAWLARFRAGPAWNAATPALKDVDRMRVALSGSNSPLGDIADHSTQVYCFDADAMLRWRSADLPRVDDLCNVLGALART
- a CDS encoding RICIN domain-containing protein, whose amino-acid sequence is MPGIRSTRDAARLLVSCMRFLLLIALPLALAGISPAVRAQTSAPITLSGTNMCADVSGAATAPGGPVISWPCWGGANQQWLPVATGTRYNLVNRNSGLCMDVSGQARDPGGPIIQWTCNGGLNQAFSLTPQGAGYAIVAGHSGLCVSASSTTSQGVQLTQQVCNGSATQTWQVSGLPVPRTVLPSKWTAPISMPLVPLQAANLPNGNVLVWAADSALNFTTGEVTPGKTYTAIFNPSTGNSKQVIVSNTGHDMFCPGIANLPDGRIFVTGGSSTRLTSIYSPSTNAWTASDRMNIPRGYQGSVTLSNGNVFLVGGSWNGGLGGKTGETWTPGSGWRIDGAITDDTILTNDNAGVFRADNHAWLFAVANGRVFHAGPSRAMHWFDTAGNGNVTAAGNRGRDSDAMNGNAVMYDVGKILAVGGAPSYDQSQATSNATLIDINNGNAVTQTIAPMIYQRAFSNSVVLPNGQVVVIGGQTFAAPFSDDNAILTPELWDPATNAFSPLAAQAVPRTYHSVALLLNDGRVLSGGGGLCGACATNHTDVEILTPPYLLNADGSAASRPSLTSVPSDAQLGTTIVVTASRGMRAFALMRSSSVTHSLNNEQRRVPLTFTVGTAGEYQLNIPSDPGVVVPGYYMLFALNAKGVPSVARVLLVH
- a CDS encoding transglutaminase family protein codes for the protein MSVFFEVEHVTTYRYNKPVEFSPHRVMFRPRAAHDIRVLSATLAVSPHSTQFWMQDVFSNSVAIVEPRVPAETLEFRARFVIEHFGVKNLELPLAPEAENYPFQYTDEDRLDLAPFLPPQYPDDQPLLRDWTAQFLPRRGTIHTRDILANINAAIRSDFQYQSRDAMGTQHPSETLNRRSGTCRDFALLMMEVVRGLGLAARFVSGYLYDRALDTPAPPAVRNTGLQQGARQVESRDEPLVAGAGATHAWLHVFLPGAGWVPYDPTNSLVGGTDLIRVAFTRKPEQAAPVCGSWLGDAQDFMNMDVRVSVRRIEQQAEPACAGERL
- a CDS encoding CHAD domain-containing protein gives rise to the protein MDMDGDWPLPRPKTLFKNDRLTASSLLSRQSTIASTFSFLATPVVAEAVQRAKALSTTSDAEGFHQLRVAFRKLRALFWAYSPWLGEEATAQAVEEFKRLAAVAGGTRDWDIAGDLLKAAQESRASIELLVAAAREKRAQAVMHSQAMIKCDEVEAFLNDVLLRAQTTLQSRCNDLPIQAFAEERVRLAQRALRKRSRRAARSETAHEEDLHDVRKAGKKLRYLLEFFQPVIRGGHSRTIKELTSVQNKLGLFNDIAASEALIRSASFDEVPHPVVRESLQWLEKQKHRRMRAASRRVRAIAG
- a CDS encoding NUDIX hydrolase, giving the protein MKKRATVICRKGRRILLVARESKWALPGGMLKRGEHLADAALRELKEETRLSGKSAKYLFDFKSKQKHHHVFYCDISNRAKPRPNNEISKCRWVELDEMRRLLTSTPTDDIVKLASQKRKNGRGK
- the pstS gene encoding phosphate ABC transporter substrate-binding protein PstS, whose translation is MKTRLTGSSRLLVAVAFCVCACHAVTALSAEISGAGSTFVYPLLLKWAATYHTKTGQRVDYQPTGSGNGVRQIKAARVTFGASDMPLMPDELRAAGLAQFPVVIGGVVPVVNLPGVGPGQIRLSGPLLADIYLGKIVYWNDPAIVSLNPGVALPNLKIVVVHRNESSGTTFNWVSFLSQSSASWKSSVGAATAVKWPTGVGATGNDGVATYIRNVEGSIGYVELTYALQRNLAYTAVQNRSGTFVQPSRDSFSAAAAAADWNDRPDFYQIVTDAPGENAWPIAGVVFVLVPREAKDPAASKAVLAFFRWALNEGQADADAEHYVSLPAALVKQIEAYWSQNIK
- a CDS encoding maleylacetate reductase, coding for MYEFTYTTQSARVVFGAGSMKLIQQEVETLGARRALVLCTPEQSAQAEIVSSLLGPSSAGVFDGAQMHVPIENARRAREHAKEVGADCAVAIGGGSTIGLGKAIALESSLPIIAIPTTYAGSEMTPIFGITENGVKKTGRDARVIPKTVLYDSELTIGLPLKLSIVSGLNAIAHAAEGLYAKDGNPIMSLMAEEGIRALASGLRKLKANSKDRTARSECLYGAWLCGMVLGNVGMALHHKLCHTLGGTFNLPHAETHAIVLPHALAYNSIVASDAMERIARALNVKSAPDGLYQLNEELEVPRGLGAIGLGEDDLDYACEVALSNPYWNPRPIEAEPLRALLQRAWEGARPAA
- a CDS encoding Dabb family protein, with protein sequence MVKHIVMWNVRGDTPEQKKETANLVKTAFESLSGKIPGLTKLEVGLDVSAVEYACDVVLYTEFENQESLDAYAIHPEHLRVKQVVGDVRIARHQVDYI